From a single Polynucleobacter asymbioticus QLW-P1DMWA-1 genomic region:
- the plsY gene encoding glycerol-3-phosphate 1-O-acyltransferase PlsY, whose protein sequence is MTLTLDLLLIPLAYLIGSISFAVVVSKCMRLPDPHTYGSGNPGATNVLRTGNKKAAVLTLIGDALKGYFAVMLARHILGDQSLTASLNSWLLCGVVIAVFLGHLFPVFHGFKGGKGVATACGILFGINWILGLATLATWIIVAKFMRYSSLAAIAAAIFGPVYFVFLFGFQPMGIALLIVCFLLIWRHHSNIQNLMNGTESRIGSKKETQ, encoded by the coding sequence ATGACTTTGACCTTAGATCTTTTACTCATTCCGCTAGCCTATCTGATTGGTTCCATCTCATTTGCGGTGGTGGTGAGTAAATGCATGCGTTTGCCCGATCCTCATACGTATGGCTCTGGTAACCCTGGTGCCACCAATGTTTTGCGTACGGGCAATAAGAAGGCTGCTGTACTCACTTTAATTGGCGATGCTTTAAAAGGTTACTTTGCAGTCATGTTGGCCCGCCATATTTTGGGAGACCAATCGCTAACAGCCAGTTTAAATTCTTGGCTTTTATGTGGTGTAGTAATCGCAGTATTTTTGGGGCATCTATTCCCAGTCTTTCATGGCTTTAAAGGCGGTAAGGGCGTTGCTACAGCTTGCGGTATCTTATTTGGCATTAATTGGATATTGGGCTTAGCTACGCTAGCGACTTGGATCATCGTTGCTAAATTTATGCGTTACTCCTCTTTGGCTGCTATTGCTGCTGCCATATTTGGCCCAGTCTATTTTGTGTTCTTGTTTGGCTTTCAGCCAATGGGCATTGCGCTACTGATTGTTTGCTTCTTATTAATTTGGCGTCACCATAGCAATATTCAAAATTTAATGAATGGCACAGAAAGCCGCATCGGCTCCAAGAAAGAGACCCAATAA
- the folE gene encoding GTP cyclohydrolase I: MTPQKIQSKNDDAGLPLSVMIRRRIEAQNARFHANDNISAFIKPGELEGLVDEVAEKMQAVLESLVIDTNSDHNTKNTSRRVAKMYVQEVFNGRYVEQPTLTKFPNVSRLNELMIVGPITIRSACSHHLCPIMGRIWIGVLPSKESALIGLSKYSRLTEWVMCRPQIQEEAVVELADMLEKKIKPIGVAIVMDADHFCMQWRGVKDRDSKMVNSVMRGAFLKDSNLRREFLSLLDKR; the protein is encoded by the coding sequence ATGACTCCTCAAAAAATACAAAGTAAAAATGACGATGCTGGCTTGCCGCTATCGGTAATGATTCGTCGCCGTATCGAAGCGCAAAATGCACGCTTTCATGCGAACGATAATATTTCCGCTTTTATTAAACCCGGTGAACTAGAGGGCTTGGTAGATGAGGTTGCTGAAAAAATGCAAGCCGTACTTGAGAGCCTGGTGATTGATACCAATAGCGATCACAACACCAAGAACACCAGTCGTCGTGTGGCTAAGATGTATGTACAAGAGGTCTTTAATGGTCGTTATGTAGAGCAGCCAACCCTTACCAAGTTTCCAAATGTCAGCCGTTTAAACGAATTGATGATCGTAGGACCTATTACGATTAGAAGCGCCTGCTCTCATCACCTTTGCCCCATCATGGGTCGTATTTGGATTGGGGTATTACCAAGCAAAGAGTCCGCTTTAATTGGTTTATCTAAATATTCACGATTGACTGAGTGGGTGATGTGTAGACCACAGATTCAAGAAGAGGCTGTAGTTGAGTTGGCTGACATGCTAGAGAAAAAAATTAAACCGATTGGGGTTGCCATCGTGATGGATGCCGATCACTTTTGCATGCAATGGCGTGGCGTCAAAGATCGCGACTCTAAGATGGTAAACAGTGTGATGCGCGGCGCATTCTTAAAAGACTCTAACTTGCGTCGTGAGTTTTTATCTCTATTGGATAAGCGCTAA
- a CDS encoding MAPEG family protein, translating to MTIAYACILIMGLLPYVATGIAKKGFEGYDNSMPRQWLAKQDGYRARANAAQANLFESLPLFFATVIIAQIANAPQFRIDILAVGFVIARIAYLVCYVANWPTTRSIVWLAGMVCTVSIFFQI from the coding sequence ATGACTATTGCTTACGCTTGCATCCTAATTATGGGTTTATTGCCTTATGTAGCTACTGGCATTGCCAAGAAGGGCTTTGAGGGTTACGACAACAGCATGCCAAGACAGTGGTTGGCAAAGCAGGATGGCTATAGGGCTAGAGCCAATGCTGCTCAAGCCAACCTTTTTGAATCTTTACCCCTCTTTTTTGCCACAGTCATCATTGCTCAGATTGCCAATGCCCCGCAGTTCAGAATTGATATCCTAGCAGTGGGTTTTGTGATTGCCCGAATCGCTTATCTAGTTTGCTATGTGGCTAACTGGCCAACGACACGATCGATTGTGTGGCTTGCTGGAATGGTGTGCACAGTGAGCATTTTTTTTCAGATATAA
- a CDS encoding BrnA antitoxin family protein, translating into MKKPNKIIPKFKTEKEERTFWEKNDASEYFDLSKAVRVTMPNLKPTTASISLRLSQSFLENIKLQANKLDVPYQSLMQIWLAEKLEEATR; encoded by the coding sequence ATGAAAAAGCCTAACAAGATAATTCCTAAATTTAAAACCGAAAAAGAAGAGCGCACTTTTTGGGAAAAGAATGATGCATCTGAATATTTTGATCTCTCTAAAGCGGTCCGGGTTACGATGCCCAATCTGAAGCCTACAACAGCTTCTATCTCACTCCGTCTTTCCCAGAGCTTTCTTGAAAATATCAAGTTACAAGCTAATAAATTGGATGTACCCTATCAATCACTGATGCAAATATGGCTAGCTGAAAAATTAGAAGAGGCGACGAGGTAA
- the murB gene encoding UDP-N-acetylmuramate dehydrogenase, with protein MNRAQNAPQPSKLTRNLGLQGRNTFGFDASAELAYEITSAEQIPEVMESIAAQKLSWRVLGGGSNVILPKVLPGATLLMNITGAEITSSNQEHSLVAVGGGVNWHDFVLWSLDNDLPGLENLALIPGTVGAAPIQNIGAYGIEVADYIDSIEAFDAHTDSFVTLPKSACHFAYRDSYFKQHPHRFIVTKVVFKLPKQWQARIHYADLANQFAANATPCPEEIFLAVCKIRTRKLPDPKVIGNAGSFFQNPIVPNEQHETLLGKHPNLVSYPDAPGKRKLAAGWLIDQCGFKGERMGNVGVYENQALVLVNHGGGTAQDILGLAKCIQEKVRKEFGVSLEIEPNIL; from the coding sequence ATGAACCGTGCTCAAAATGCGCCCCAGCCATCTAAATTAACTCGGAATTTAGGACTGCAGGGCCGCAATACCTTTGGCTTTGACGCTAGCGCCGAGCTTGCCTATGAAATCACGAGTGCTGAGCAGATCCCGGAAGTCATGGAATCCATTGCAGCGCAAAAATTGAGCTGGAGAGTATTGGGTGGCGGTAGTAATGTCATTTTGCCTAAAGTGTTGCCAGGGGCGACCCTGCTGATGAATATCACTGGCGCAGAAATCACCTCTTCCAACCAAGAGCACTCATTAGTGGCAGTAGGTGGTGGCGTGAATTGGCATGACTTTGTATTGTGGTCGCTAGACAATGACTTACCTGGCCTAGAAAACCTGGCCCTGATTCCAGGAACGGTTGGCGCTGCCCCCATTCAGAACATTGGTGCATACGGCATTGAAGTAGCAGACTACATCGACAGTATCGAAGCCTTTGATGCACACACCGATTCCTTTGTCACCCTTCCAAAATCAGCATGCCACTTTGCATATCGCGATAGCTACTTTAAGCAACATCCCCACCGCTTTATCGTGACAAAGGTCGTTTTTAAACTCCCTAAGCAATGGCAGGCACGTATTCATTACGCAGATTTAGCAAATCAGTTTGCTGCTAATGCGACTCCTTGCCCAGAAGAAATCTTTTTAGCCGTGTGCAAAATTCGGACTCGCAAGCTGCCGGACCCTAAGGTCATTGGCAATGCAGGCAGCTTCTTTCAGAACCCGATTGTTCCCAATGAGCAACATGAAACCCTTTTGGGCAAACACCCAAACTTGGTTTCTTACCCAGATGCCCCAGGTAAACGAAAGCTCGCTGCTGGTTGGCTTATAGACCAGTGTGGCTTTAAAGGGGAGCGCATGGGCAATGTGGGCGTTTACGAAAACCAAGCCTTGGTATTGGTCAACCATGGTGGTGGCACAGCACAAGATATCTTAGGTCTTGCAAAATGCATTCAAGAAAAAGTGCGAAAAGAGTTTGGTGTCAGCTTAGAGATTGAACCCAATATTTTGTAA
- the lpxK gene encoding tetraacyldisaccharide 4'-kinase gives MSFSLFRKAPKFWERRGPTSLLLWPLSWLYGLILRARKLIHDLGIVRTKPTPVPIIIVGNIRVGGTGKTPIVIALAKRLSQLGWKPGIISRGYGSSSQTAPLLVRSDSSPSLVGDEPVLIAKRTDNQFPIWVYPKRQQSIQALLKHSPEVDVIISDDGLQHRGLTRWPAREGGRDIEFVVRDSRGEGNRFLLPAGPLREPATRDRDATLFTGNPSFNEKKTGILDEYFLGRRAFSLGTYLGRPYQLIDHANTQSLEQIAEQFLPKSMTAIAGLGNPQRFFDDLAKQGVTCKQIPLPDHAQYTPEFFAKVKAQCLLITEKDAVKCAEISDERIWVVPMSLHLPENFVEWLQSILQRPDPHRYTL, from the coding sequence ATGTCATTCTCACTCTTTCGTAAAGCACCCAAGTTTTGGGAAAGACGTGGGCCAACCAGTCTGCTGCTTTGGCCTCTATCCTGGCTTTATGGTTTGATCCTGCGCGCCCGCAAACTCATCCACGATTTAGGTATCGTTAGAACCAAACCTACACCAGTACCCATCATTATTGTGGGCAACATTCGCGTAGGTGGCACAGGAAAAACGCCGATTGTGATTGCCTTAGCTAAGCGCTTAAGTCAATTGGGATGGAAACCTGGAATTATTAGTAGAGGCTACGGTTCTTCTTCCCAAACTGCCCCGCTATTAGTACGCAGCGATTCCAGCCCAAGCTTAGTCGGTGATGAGCCAGTGTTAATCGCCAAGCGTACTGACAATCAATTCCCGATTTGGGTTTATCCAAAGCGTCAACAAAGTATTCAGGCTTTACTCAAACATTCACCTGAGGTGGATGTCATCATTAGCGATGATGGCTTGCAGCACCGAGGGCTAACTCGCTGGCCAGCACGTGAAGGCGGCCGCGATATTGAATTTGTTGTGCGCGATAGCCGCGGCGAAGGAAATCGTTTTCTACTTCCAGCGGGGCCATTGCGTGAACCTGCCACTCGCGACCGTGATGCAACCCTCTTTACTGGTAACCCAAGTTTTAATGAGAAAAAAACTGGCATTCTGGATGAGTATTTCTTGGGGAGACGTGCTTTTTCTTTAGGCACTTACTTGGGTAGACCTTATCAGCTGATTGATCATGCCAATACCCAGTCCTTAGAGCAGATCGCTGAGCAATTTTTACCAAAGAGCATGACAGCGATCGCAGGTCTGGGTAATCCACAGCGCTTTTTTGATGACCTAGCAAAACAAGGTGTCACCTGCAAACAGATTCCTTTGCCTGATCATGCACAATACACGCCAGAGTTTTTCGCCAAAGTGAAAGCCCAGTGCCTTCTGATTACAGAAAAAGATGCGGTTAAATGCGCCGAAATATCAGATGAACGGATCTGGGTAGTACCGATGTCACTCCATCTGCCAGAAAACTTCGTCGAGTGGCTGCAATCCATCTTACAAAGACCCGATCCCCATCGGTATACCCTATAG
- a CDS encoding nucleotidyltransferase family protein, with product MINSFYKPLSLTAQTAYAELQDQLRIHNIDRLRVLPGAFHKQTQKGKSYIYYGYRDLDGSGRMAYVGPEDQRVNELIQKHQALKGDELSQKIKGLAKSAEALGCASTLTKHFRVVNRLDQYGFFRAGSILIGTHAFLAMGNMLGVKWLSSNLTMDVDFAHAGKNVSIALGANVKISVHDALNSLEMGLLPIAEFSGKTGAQYRNPKDPELRLDFVTPQTRDGGPVILPNLGLTLECLKFMEYSLVGTTQTVLLSKEGACMVNIPAPERYAVHKLIIYGERPLNEHAKANKDLGQAAAIFKALFDMGNGDLVRSAWSDALSRGPGWVKRLNQGRAALLKRYPELLALANE from the coding sequence ATGATAAACTCATTCTATAAGCCACTCTCCCTAACTGCACAAACTGCTTATGCGGAGTTACAGGATCAGCTACGTATACACAATATTGATCGTCTTAGAGTCTTGCCTGGTGCGTTTCACAAGCAAACTCAAAAAGGGAAGTCTTACATTTACTATGGCTATCGTGATTTAGATGGTTCTGGGCGGATGGCATATGTGGGCCCAGAGGATCAGCGTGTAAATGAGTTAATTCAAAAGCATCAAGCGTTAAAGGGTGATGAGTTAAGTCAAAAGATCAAGGGTTTGGCTAAATCTGCTGAGGCATTGGGTTGTGCTAGCACCTTAACTAAGCATTTTAGAGTGGTTAATCGTCTTGATCAGTATGGTTTTTTTAGAGCGGGTAGCATTCTAATTGGAACCCATGCTTTTCTTGCTATGGGCAATATGCTTGGCGTGAAATGGCTTTCATCTAATTTAACAATGGATGTCGATTTTGCGCATGCTGGAAAAAATGTATCGATTGCACTGGGCGCTAATGTCAAAATTTCAGTACACGACGCTCTCAATTCCCTGGAGATGGGTTTACTTCCTATTGCAGAATTTTCGGGTAAGACGGGTGCTCAATACCGCAATCCGAAAGACCCAGAATTACGTTTGGATTTTGTGACTCCTCAAACCCGCGATGGTGGACCCGTGATATTGCCAAATTTGGGTTTAACTTTGGAATGCTTAAAGTTTATGGAGTATTCCTTAGTGGGTACAACTCAAACTGTTCTACTTTCGAAAGAGGGCGCCTGTATGGTTAATATCCCAGCTCCTGAGCGTTATGCTGTTCACAAACTGATTATCTATGGAGAGCGTCCATTAAATGAGCACGCTAAAGCAAATAAAGACTTGGGGCAGGCTGCAGCAATTTTTAAAGCACTATTTGATATGGGTAATGGAGACCTTGTGAGATCTGCGTGGTCAGATGCCCTATCACGAGGGCCTGGTTGGGTTAAAAGACTGAATCAGGGGAGGGCTGCTTTACTTAAACGCTACCCGGAATTATTGGCTTTGGCTAATGAGTAA
- a CDS encoding high-potential iron-sulfur protein, whose product MKNSRRQFMILSAAGACTLALNSKVQAQAMVADTDPQATALGYKSDATKVDKAKYAKYAAGQECGNCALFQGKAGAAAGGCPLFAGKQVSSKGWCSAYAKKA is encoded by the coding sequence ATGAAAAATAGTCGTCGCCAATTTATGATTTTGTCTGCTGCTGGTGCCTGTACTTTGGCATTGAACAGCAAAGTTCAAGCTCAAGCTATGGTTGCTGATACTGATCCACAAGCCACTGCTTTGGGTTACAAGTCTGATGCTACTAAGGTTGATAAAGCGAAATACGCTAAATACGCTGCTGGTCAAGAGTGCGGTAACTGCGCTTTGTTCCAAGGTAAAGCTGGTGCTGCTGCTGGTGGTTGCCCATTGTTTGCTGGTAAGCAAGTATCTAGCAAAGGCTGGTGCTCTGCTTACGCTAAAAAGGCTTAA
- a CDS encoding MotA/TolQ/ExbB proton channel family protein — protein sequence MYSILLSAGWPIWPLLIISIIGLAIVIERSWYLRQIHIFPKGSLELTFGMCNQIANQKNVSEAQVTELAQLSPATPLFACVLKEKLSGSSAAVALEELQALAQATWLKLDRYLGALATIATVAPLLGLFGTVVGMIEIFGSQGAVNGVAGSPQELAHGISVALYNTAFGLLIAIPALAAWRGLRAMANQRQRECEEFTRQLFKKLYPSDAAQ from the coding sequence ATGTACTCAATCTTACTATCTGCCGGTTGGCCCATTTGGCCTCTTTTGATCATCTCTATTATCGGCCTAGCGATTGTGATTGAGCGTAGCTGGTACCTGCGCCAAATTCATATTTTTCCAAAGGGTAGTCTAGAACTCACTTTTGGCATGTGCAATCAGATCGCCAACCAAAAAAACGTTTCTGAAGCCCAAGTTACCGAATTAGCACAGCTTTCTCCAGCCACTCCTTTGTTTGCCTGTGTATTAAAAGAAAAGCTTAGTGGTAGTAGTGCTGCTGTCGCACTAGAAGAACTACAAGCACTTGCACAGGCTACTTGGTTAAAACTTGATCGTTATCTAGGTGCGCTGGCTACCATTGCTACTGTTGCCCCTCTATTAGGTTTATTTGGCACAGTAGTAGGCATGATTGAAATCTTTGGCAGTCAAGGGGCAGTCAATGGCGTAGCGGGCAGCCCACAAGAACTTGCGCACGGCATCTCAGTAGCGTTGTACAACACAGCCTTTGGTTTACTCATTGCTATTCCTGCTTTAGCCGCATGGCGCGGTTTACGCGCAATGGCAAATCAGCGTCAACGTGAATGCGAAGAGTTCACCCGTCAATTATTCAAAAAACTCTATCCAAGTGATGCTGCGCAGTAA
- a CDS encoding ExbD/TolR family protein, with the protein MSWLDTHPHSRKRFSLGASSVSTEPEINLIPFIDVLLVILIFLMISTTFTRYQELAISLPSANGSENQAEVKQIHIAVSRDGRFAINGKVINPTQMSTALMQLTEQGGNNLQVNIDADAKAPHQAVMTALEAARDANLSNIVFSSQTKK; encoded by the coding sequence ATGAGTTGGTTAGATACCCACCCACACTCCAGAAAAAGATTTTCTTTAGGGGCGAGTTCTGTCTCTACAGAACCAGAAATTAATCTGATCCCGTTTATTGATGTGTTGTTAGTCATTCTCATTTTTTTGATGATTTCAACGACATTTACTCGCTATCAAGAATTAGCCATTAGCCTTCCTAGTGCCAACGGCAGTGAAAATCAGGCAGAGGTAAAGCAAATTCATATTGCCGTTAGTCGTGATGGGCGCTTTGCAATTAACGGCAAGGTGATTAACCCAACACAAATGAGCACCGCTTTAATGCAGCTCACCGAACAAGGCGGCAACAATCTTCAAGTCAATATTGATGCCGATGCCAAAGCACCACATCAAGCAGTCATGACTGCCCTAGAAGCCGCAAGAGATGCTAATCTGAGTAATATCGTTTTTAGTAGTCAAACGAAAAAATAA
- the xseA gene encoding exodeoxyribonuclease VII large subunit, producing MSEMTREILSVGDLNRAIAASLEDRFDTVWVSGEISNFKAYDSGHWYFSLKDEEGQIRCVMFRGRNGQVGFMPQSGDLVEVSASLGMYVPRGDIQLTIQTLRRAGMGGLYEAFLKLKAKLAKEGLFDEGRKREIPTHPRSIGIITSPQAAALKDVLSTLARRAPHIPIVIYPTLVQGPDASAGIIKALKAAEKEQAVDVILLVRGGGSIEDLWAFNDEQLAYAIAQSSIPVVSGVGHETDFTIADFVADLRAPTPTGAAELAAPRKDQMLQELEAIKQALLQRINQRIEREAQTLDQLALRLSHALPNPDRMREQIAGWQQRLNQAWSVRMENWKRNQTYYQSQLEMLNPQRTLERGYAVILNKENDQLHAVRNPAELNTQNTYQIRLAGGRVDIRVAEVAKANSDSK from the coding sequence ATGTCGGAAATGACTAGGGAAATTCTGAGTGTTGGCGATCTAAACCGTGCCATTGCGGCCTCTTTAGAGGATCGCTTCGATACCGTTTGGGTTAGCGGGGAGATTTCCAACTTCAAGGCATATGACAGCGGGCACTGGTATTTCTCGTTGAAGGATGAAGAAGGCCAGATTCGTTGTGTCATGTTCCGAGGGCGCAATGGCCAAGTAGGCTTTATGCCCCAATCAGGAGATTTAGTCGAAGTTAGCGCCAGTTTGGGCATGTATGTCCCGCGCGGTGATATTCAGCTCACGATTCAAACCTTGCGACGTGCTGGTATGGGTGGCTTATACGAAGCCTTTTTAAAACTCAAAGCCAAACTTGCTAAAGAAGGATTGTTTGACGAGGGGCGTAAGCGTGAGATTCCAACGCATCCCCGTTCGATTGGCATCATCACTTCACCACAAGCAGCAGCATTAAAAGATGTACTTAGTACATTAGCAAGACGCGCACCGCATATTCCAATTGTGATTTATCCAACTCTTGTGCAAGGCCCTGATGCATCTGCCGGAATTATTAAAGCATTAAAGGCTGCCGAAAAAGAGCAAGCAGTTGATGTCATTTTGTTAGTGCGTGGTGGGGGTAGCATTGAAGATCTCTGGGCATTTAATGATGAGCAATTAGCATATGCAATTGCACAATCTAGTATTCCGGTGGTGAGCGGCGTTGGACATGAAACGGATTTCACGATCGCCGATTTCGTAGCAGATCTACGTGCACCCACACCAACAGGGGCTGCAGAGCTGGCTGCCCCACGCAAGGACCAGATGTTGCAAGAGCTCGAGGCTATCAAGCAAGCTTTGCTACAGCGCATCAACCAGCGTATAGAGCGTGAGGCTCAGACTTTAGATCAATTGGCACTTCGTTTGAGTCATGCGTTGCCAAATCCGGATCGCATGCGAGAGCAGATTGCTGGTTGGCAACAGCGCTTAAATCAAGCTTGGTCAGTGCGTATGGAAAACTGGAAACGAAATCAAACATACTATCAATCGCAGTTAGAGATGCTTAATCCACAAAGAACTCTAGAGCGTGGATATGCAGTGATCTTGAATAAGGAAAATGATCAGCTACATGCAGTGCGTAATCCTGCTGAGCTTAATACCCAAAATACTTACCAGATACGTTTAGCTGGTGGGCGCGTGGATATCAGAGTTGCTGAGGTGGCGAAGGCTAATTCAGATAGTAAATAG
- the xerD gene encoding site-specific tyrosine recombinase XerD, producing MATQLPIHPASQEAIERFCDACWLEDGLAKNSLSAYRRDLLLLAQWLYQQSGVDLYAVTEKDLTAYIAHRRADKATTANRRLTVFKRFYRHALRINLVKSDPCIGLRAAKQALRFPKTLSEDQVTALLNAPDIETPLGLRDRTMLELMYASGLRVSEIVSLKTVALGLNEGVVRVVNGKGGKERLVPFGGEAGQWLRRYLAEARTPLLEGKTTDAVFVGRHTGTGLTRQAFWALIKRYATVANIPVALSPHTLRHAFATHLLNHGADLRVVQLLLGHADISTTQIYTHVARERLKSIHQQHHPRG from the coding sequence ATGGCCACTCAGCTGCCTATACATCCTGCAAGCCAAGAGGCAATAGAGCGGTTTTGCGATGCCTGCTGGCTAGAAGATGGTTTGGCAAAAAATAGTCTTTCAGCCTATCGCCGTGACTTATTGCTCCTAGCCCAGTGGCTATATCAACAGTCAGGTGTAGATCTTTATGCGGTTACAGAAAAAGATCTCACTGCTTATATAGCGCATCGCCGCGCTGATAAAGCCACTACAGCCAATCGGCGTTTAACGGTATTCAAGCGTTTTTATCGCCATGCATTACGAATCAATTTAGTCAAGAGTGATCCTTGTATTGGACTCCGTGCAGCCAAGCAAGCATTGCGTTTCCCAAAAACATTGAGTGAAGATCAGGTGACTGCTTTGCTTAATGCACCCGATATTGAAACCCCATTAGGACTTCGCGATCGCACCATGCTCGAGCTCATGTATGCCAGCGGCCTACGCGTTTCAGAAATTGTTTCTCTTAAAACGGTTGCACTAGGTTTGAATGAGGGCGTAGTTCGAGTGGTCAATGGCAAAGGTGGCAAGGAACGATTAGTGCCTTTCGGCGGAGAAGCAGGGCAATGGTTAAGAAGGTATCTAGCGGAAGCGAGAACGCCATTGCTCGAGGGAAAAACAACTGATGCGGTATTTGTGGGTCGACACACTGGCACGGGGCTTACCCGTCAAGCATTTTGGGCGCTCATTAAGCGCTACGCGACCGTAGCCAATATTCCTGTCGCTTTATCACCTCATACCCTCAGGCATGCTTTTGCCACCCATTTGCTGAATCATGGAGCGGATTTAAGGGTGGTGCAGCTATTGCTTGGGCACGCCGATATCTCCACTACCCAAATCTATACCCATGTCGCCAGAGAGCGCCTGAAATCCATTCATCAGCAACATCACCCTCGCGGCTAG
- a CDS encoding YajQ family cyclic di-GMP-binding protein — protein sequence MPSFDVVCEPDMVELKNAIEQSNKEISNRFDFKGSDSRVEQKDEALILFGDDDFKLGQVRDVLVNKMAKRNVDVRYLKDDKTETIGGDKRKQTMKIQKGITSELSKKVVRIIKDSKIKVQASIQGDAVRVTGGKRDDLQETMALLKKEVTEAPLGFNNFRD from the coding sequence ATGCCATCATTTGACGTAGTATGCGAACCCGATATGGTTGAGTTGAAAAACGCCATTGAGCAATCCAACAAAGAAATTAGCAATCGTTTTGACTTTAAGGGTTCTGATAGCCGCGTAGAGCAAAAAGATGAAGCATTGATCTTATTTGGCGATGACGACTTTAAATTGGGTCAGGTGCGCGATGTATTGGTTAATAAAATGGCTAAACGAAATGTGGATGTGCGTTATCTAAAAGATGACAAAACAGAAACCATTGGTGGTGATAAGCGTAAGCAAACCATGAAGATTCAAAAAGGCATTACCTCTGAGTTGTCTAAAAAAGTAGTACGCATTATTAAAGACAGCAAGATCAAAGTACAAGCCAGTATTCAGGGTGATGCAGTTCGCGTTACTGGTGGCAAGCGCGACGACTTGCAAGAAACCATGGCCCTATTGAAAAAAGAAGTTACTGAAGCGCCGTTGGGCTTTAATAACTTCCGTGATTAG
- a CDS encoding Trm112 family protein produces the protein MDKRLLDILVCPLCKSQLHLDTEKHELICKADRLAYPIRDDVPVMLVDEARSLSADEVA, from the coding sequence ATGGATAAACGCTTACTCGACATTTTGGTTTGCCCTCTATGTAAAAGCCAACTGCATTTAGATACTGAAAAGCACGAGCTCATTTGCAAAGCAGATCGCTTGGCTTACCCCATTCGTGACGACGTGCCTGTCATGTTGGTAGATGAAGCTCGCAGCCTCAGCGCTGACGAAGTTGCCTAG